In the Oryzias latipes chromosome 23, ASM223467v1 genome, one interval contains:
- the osgep gene encoding probable tRNA N6-adenosine threonylcarbamoyltransferase, translating to MTIVIGFEGSANKIGIGIIKDGEVLSNPRRTYITPPGQGFMPSDTARHHRSVILTVLEEALEEAGLKPTDIDCVAYTKGPGMGAPLVTVAIVARTVAQLWGKPLLGVNHCIGHIEMGRLITKANNPTVLYVSGGNTQVIAYSQRRYRIFGETIDIAVGNCLDRFARVIKISNDPSPGYNIEQLAKRGKRYVELPYTVKGMDVSFSGILSYIEEAANKMLSADQCTPEDLCFSLQETVFAMLVEITERAMAHCGSQEVLIVGGVGCNLRLQEMMGVMCQERGAKLFATNERFCIDNGAMIAQAGWEMFRSGQVTQLEDSWITQRYRTDEVEVTWRD from the exons ATGACCATAGTTATCGGGTTTGAGGGCAGTGCCAATAAGATTGGTATTGGCATTATAAAGGATGGCGAAGTGCTTTCCAACCCAAGAAGGACTTACATCACCCCCCCTGGTCAAG GGTTCATGCCGAGTGACACTGCACGACACCACCGCAGTGTTATACTGACCGTCCTGGAGGAGGCGCTGGAGGAAGCAGGCCTCAAACCTACGGACATCGACTGTGTGGCTTACACCAAAG GTCCGGGTATGGGGGCTCCCCTGGTGACAGTTGCCATTGTGGCCCGAACAGTCGCCCAGCTGTGGGGGAAGCCGCTCCTCGGTGTCAACCACTGTATCGGACACATAGAAATGGGTCGACTCATCACCAAAGCCAACAACCCCACCGTGCTGTACGTGAGTGGAGGAAACACTCAG GTTATCGCGTACTCACAGCGGCGCTACCGAATATTCGGGGAGACCATCGACATTGCGGTTGGGAACTGTTTGGACAGGTTTGCTCGAGTcatcaag ATTTCTAATGACCCCAGTCCAGGTTACAACATAGAGCAGTTGGCCAAAAG AGGGAAACGCTACGTGGAGCTGCCATACACAGTGAAGGGCATGGACGTGTCCTTTTCGGGGATTTTGTCCTACATTGAG GAGGCTGCTAATAAGATGCTGAGTGCTGATCAGTGTACGCCAGAAGATCTGTGCTTTTCCCTTCAG GAGACGGTGTTCGCCATGCTGGTGGAGATCACCGAGCGGGCCATGGCTCACTGCGGCTCCCAGGAGGTGCTCATTGTTGGTGGCGTTGGCT GTAACTTGCGTCTCCAGGAAATGATGGGAGTGATGTGTCAGGAGAGAGGAGCCAAGCTGTTTGCCACAAATGAACG GTTCTGCATCGACAACGGCGCGATGATCGCTCAGGCGGGCTGGGAGATGTTCCGCTCTGGTCAGGTGACACAGCTAGAAGACTCGTGGATCACACAAAG gTACAGAACAGATGAAGTGGAGGTGACGTGGAGAGACTGA
- the LOC101172374 gene encoding uncharacterized protein LOC101172374, with amino-acid sequence MHIKTGTWESSNAVCEPSSLCDKAVLVSATNSEPHIRNRRLSPGSGNCGGGGGGCISGSEQSPPQLSPEADPLGPGQTNNLAVRKEKERRGHKGRSLRRESQRGPGRAGERALKANHKDRWVEDSLSLLKPPPAFPVQDSPAKLQPAVSYASKVKAGAAGGALEDDRPAIGVLLQNQWGLSFISDARPPNEGPSPQSSAVPLPPTDEHPADPVLRVQPPDLTPAPVTTSSSLVTHTDTDEANGELLLSCRHLVEALSYHSREWNIICNRQKKDPKRVVWYKSTREHPA; translated from the exons GTACATGGGAATCCAGCAACGCCGTGTGTGAGCCATCCAGCCTGTGTGACAAAGCCGTCCTCGTTTCAGCCACCAACTCAGAGCCCCACATTCGCAACCGCCGCCTGTCTCCCGGGTCAGGAAACTGcggaggtggtggaggagggtGCATCTCTGGAAGTGAGCAGTCACCCCCCCAGCTCTCGCCAGAAGCTGACCCGCTCGGGCCCGGACAAACAAACAACCTCGCCGTCCGCAAGGAAAAGGAGCGCAGGGGGCACAAAGGCCGCAGCCTCCGCAGGGAAAGCCAAAGGGGACCGGGCCGCGCCGGTGAGCGAGCACTAAAGGCTAACCACAAAGACAGGTGGGTCGAGGACAGTCTGTCGCTGCTCAAGCCCCCACCTGCTTTCCCAGTGCAGGACAGCCCTGCCAAACTGCAACCTGCCGTTAGCTACGCTTCAAAGGTGAAGGCGGGTGCAGCAGGTGGTGCGCTGGAGGACGACCGCCCAGCCATTGGTGTGCTGCTACAGAACCAATGGGGCCTAAGCTTCATCAGCGATGCCAGGCCACCCAATGAGGGCCCCAGCCCTCAGTCCTCTGCAGTACCCCTCCCACCTACAGACGAACACCCCGCAGATCCAGTTCTCAGAGTTCAGCCTCCTGACCTAACACCGGCTCCTGTCACTACCTCTTCCTCCCTGgtcacacacactgacacagacGAGGCCAATGGGGAGCTGCTGCTGAGCTGTCGCCATCTTGTGGAGGCTTTGAGTTATCACAGTAGAG AGTGGAATATTATCTGCAATAGACAAAAGAAAG ATCCAAAAAGAGTGGTTTGGTACAAGAGCACCAGGGAGCACCCCGCCTAG